A single window of Myxocyprinus asiaticus isolate MX2 ecotype Aquarium Trade chromosome 48, UBuf_Myxa_2, whole genome shotgun sequence DNA harbors:
- the LOC127437598 gene encoding uncharacterized protein C11orf24 homolog isoform X1, whose amino-acid sequence MISTSWNRFSEPFGAVCSVGSNQCAKGCGSDLSAAPKSLFIHFGNFLILNHVCVTATNQVLHEHLSPTQCEFASRTDVGNVTLSHIMRSVSHVIMAVHPILILLPILGFHVLPCVSDHLDNGLSIVSNLTVQDPGKCNLTLCPPLKFCTNTFYNEGKCFLLSCPPNDQNSCENVTKIKDLLSKQESIYVDHNQIGMAPPHQSSGNMPSQPSPRSSSPQSTLQSVPTANVSASSTSVPTNLPTIQNRLITVVTTKLQTTASDQDSTKPAVPSEIPIPTTIPTTPATTSTIATTTTTTTTATSTKPPTSTKPPTTTTNPSTTSTSITTKTPTVAQSPKQPSSPSPSGTKTSASISPSVPTIPPPTPSTKPPQPPPVPTSSEDKPSPTMPKTSARPTVVAFTLPKDIPKEDQVRTDKAMVEVAGDFLTSHLLNTSSLLAVLLFGLLFFVVTVALFLKQAYESYKRNDYTQVDYLINGMYADSGV is encoded by the exons ATGATCTCTACATCCTGGAACAGGTTTAGTGAGCCCTTTGGTGCTGTTTGCAGTGTTGGCAGTAACCAATGTGCAAAGGGGTGTGGCAGTGATTTAAGTGCTGCACCCAAAAGCCTATTTATTCACTTTGGTAACTTCCTTATTCTCAATCATGTATGTGTAACTGCAACAAATCAGGTGCTACATGAACACTTAAGTCCAACGCAGTGTGAATTTGCCTCTAGAACAG ATGTTGGAAATGTGACCCTCTCTCACATTATGAGATCAGTCTCTCATGTGATCATGGCAGTTCACCCCATCCTGATCCTGCTGCCCATCCTGGGGTTCCATGTGCTTCCATGTGTGTCTGACCATTTGGATAATGGCCTCAGTATAGTGTCTAATCTGACTGTGCAAGACCCGGGAAAATGTAACCTGACATTGT GTCCTCCTCTTAAATTCTGCACAAACACTTTCTATAATGAAGGAAAATGTTTTCTGCTAAGCTGTCCGCCTAATGACCAGAACTCTTGtgaaaatgtcacaaaaataaaggaCCTGTTGTCAAAGCAAG AGTCCATTTATGTGGACCATAATCAGATTGGAATGGCACCTCCCCATCAATCGTCTGGAAACATGCCTTCTCAACCTTCTCCAAGAAGTTCTTCTCCTCAGTCCACACTACAATCAGTACCTACAGCTAACGTCTCGGCCTCCAGCACTTCCGTTCCCACAAATCTGCCCACTATACAAAACCGCTTAATTACTGTTGTGACCACCAAACTGCAGACAACCGCATCAGACCAAGATTCCACAAAACCAGCAGTTCCTTCAGAAATCCCCATACCTACTACCATTCCAACAACACCAGCCACGACATCCACTATCGCCactactacaacaacaacaacaaccgccACATCAACCAAACCACCCACATCAACCAAACCACCCACAACTACCACTAATCCCTCTACAACATCTACCAGCATAACAACCAAAACACCAACAGTTGCACAATCTCCAAAACAGCCTTCCTCACCTTCACCATCAGGGACAAAAACATCCGCCAGCATCTCACCATCAGTGCCTACGATACCTCCACCCACCCCTTCAACAAAACCACCTCAACCGCCTCCTGTTCCAACATCCTCAGAAGACAAGCCATCGCCAACCATGCCAAAAACCTCAGCACGCCCCACAGTAGTGGCATTCACACTGCCTAAGGACATTCCCAAAGAGGACCAAGTTAGGACTGACAAAGCCATGGTAGAAGTGGCTGGAGACTTTCTAACCAGTCACCTATTGAACACCAGCTCTCTGCTGGCTGTTCTTCTGTTCGGCCTCCTTTTCTTTGTGGTCACGGTCGCGCTGTTTCTCAAGCAAGCGTATGAGAGTTACAAGCGGAATGACTATACTCAGGTCGACTATCTCATCAATGGAATGTATGCCGATTCAGGGGTGTGA
- the LOC127437598 gene encoding uncharacterized protein C11orf24-like isoform X2: protein MRSVSHVIMAVHPILILLPILGFHVLPCVSDHLDNGLSIVSNLTVQDPGKCNLTLCPPLKFCTNTFYNEGKCFLLSCPPNDQNSCENVTKIKDLLSKQESIYVDHNQIGMAPPHQSSGNMPSQPSPRSSSPQSTLQSVPTANVSASSTSVPTNLPTIQNRLITVVTTKLQTTASDQDSTKPAVPSEIPIPTTIPTTPATTSTIATTTTTTTTATSTKPPTSTKPPTTTTNPSTTSTSITTKTPTVAQSPKQPSSPSPSGTKTSASISPSVPTIPPPTPSTKPPQPPPVPTSSEDKPSPTMPKTSARPTVVAFTLPKDIPKEDQVRTDKAMVEVAGDFLTSHLLNTSSLLAVLLFGLLFFVVTVALFLKQAYESYKRNDYTQVDYLINGMYADSGV from the exons ATGAGATCAGTCTCTCATGTGATCATGGCAGTTCACCCCATCCTGATCCTGCTGCCCATCCTGGGGTTCCATGTGCTTCCATGTGTGTCTGACCATTTGGATAATGGCCTCAGTATAGTGTCTAATCTGACTGTGCAAGACCCGGGAAAATGTAACCTGACATTGT GTCCTCCTCTTAAATTCTGCACAAACACTTTCTATAATGAAGGAAAATGTTTTCTGCTAAGCTGTCCGCCTAATGACCAGAACTCTTGtgaaaatgtcacaaaaataaaggaCCTGTTGTCAAAGCAAG AGTCCATTTATGTGGACCATAATCAGATTGGAATGGCACCTCCCCATCAATCGTCTGGAAACATGCCTTCTCAACCTTCTCCAAGAAGTTCTTCTCCTCAGTCCACACTACAATCAGTACCTACAGCTAACGTCTCGGCCTCCAGCACTTCCGTTCCCACAAATCTGCCCACTATACAAAACCGCTTAATTACTGTTGTGACCACCAAACTGCAGACAACCGCATCAGACCAAGATTCCACAAAACCAGCAGTTCCTTCAGAAATCCCCATACCTACTACCATTCCAACAACACCAGCCACGACATCCACTATCGCCactactacaacaacaacaacaaccgccACATCAACCAAACCACCCACATCAACCAAACCACCCACAACTACCACTAATCCCTCTACAACATCTACCAGCATAACAACCAAAACACCAACAGTTGCACAATCTCCAAAACAGCCTTCCTCACCTTCACCATCAGGGACAAAAACATCCGCCAGCATCTCACCATCAGTGCCTACGATACCTCCACCCACCCCTTCAACAAAACCACCTCAACCGCCTCCTGTTCCAACATCCTCAGAAGACAAGCCATCGCCAACCATGCCAAAAACCTCAGCACGCCCCACAGTAGTGGCATTCACACTGCCTAAGGACATTCCCAAAGAGGACCAAGTTAGGACTGACAAAGCCATGGTAGAAGTGGCTGGAGACTTTCTAACCAGTCACCTATTGAACACCAGCTCTCTGCTGGCTGTTCTTCTGTTCGGCCTCCTTTTCTTTGTGGTCACGGTCGCGCTGTTTCTCAAGCAAGCGTATGAGAGTTACAAGCGGAATGACTATACTCAGGTCGACTATCTCATCAATGGAATGTATGCCGATTCAGGGGTGTGA